A single Phragmites australis chromosome 4, lpPhrAust1.1, whole genome shotgun sequence DNA region contains:
- the LOC133916343 gene encoding elongation factor 1-alpha-like codes for MGKEKTHINIVVIGHVDSGKSTTTGHLIYKLGGIDKRVIERFEKEAAEMNKRSFKYAWVLDKLKAERERGITIDIALWKFETTKYYCTVIDAPGHRDFIKNMITGTSQADCAVLIIDSTTGGFEAGISKDGQTREHALLAFTLGVKQMICCCNKMDATTPKYSKARYDEIVKEVSSYLKKVGYNPDKIPFVPISGFEGDNMIERSTNLDWYKGPTLLEALDQINEPKRPSDKPLRLPLQDVYKIGGIGTVPVGRVETGVLKPGMVVTFGPSGLTTEVKSVEMHHEALQEALPGDNVGFNVKNVAVKDLKRGFVASNSKDDPAKEAASFTSQVIIMNHPGQIGNGYAPVLDCHTSHIAVKFAELLTKIDRRSGKELEKEPKFLKNGDAGMVKMIPTKPMVVETFSAYPPLGRFAVRDMRQTVAVGVIKSVEKKDPTGAKVTKAAAKKK; via the exons ATGGGTAAGGAGAAGACCCACATTAACATTGTGGTCATTGGCCACGTCGACTCTGGCAAGTCGACCACCACTGGCCACCTGATCTACAAGCTTGGAGGTATTGACAAGCGTGTGATCGAGAGGTTCGAGAAAGAGGCTGCTGAGATGAACAAGAGGTCCTTCAAGTACGCCTGGGTGCTTGACAAGCTAAAAGCTGAGCGTGAGAGAGGTATCACCATCGATATTGCCCTGTGGAAGTTCGAGACCACCAAGTACTACTGCACGGTCATTGATGCCCCCGGACACCGTGATTTCATCAAGAACATGATTACTGGTACCTCCCAGGCTGACTGTGCTGTTCTCATCATTGACTCCACCACTGGTGGTTTTGAGGCTGGTATCTCCAAGGATGGCCAGACCCGTGAGCATGCTCTTCTTGCTTTCACCCTTGGAGTGAAGCAGATGATCTGCTGCTGTAACAAG ATGGACGCCACCACTCCCAAGTACTCGAAGGCCCGTTATGATGAGATCGTGAAGGAAGTCTCTTCCTACCTCAAGAAAGTTGGCTACAACCCAGACAAGATTCCCTTTGTCCCCATCTCTGGTTTTGAGGGTGACAACATGATCGAGAGGTCCACAAACCTTGACTGGTACAAGGGCCCTACCTTGCTGGAGGCTCTTGACCAGATCAATGAGCCCAAGAGGCCCTCGGACAAGCCCCTGCGTCTCCCCCTTCAGGACGTGTACAAGATTGGTGGTATTGGAACTGTGCCTGTTGGCCGTGTGGAGACTGGTGTCCTCAAGCCTGGTATGGTTGTTACCTTTGGTCCCAGTGGCCTGACCACTGAGGTCAAGTCTGTTGAGATGCACCACGAGGCTCTACAGGAGGCCCTTCCTGGTGACAATGTCGGGTTCAACGTGAAGAACGTTGCTGTGAAGGATCTCAAGCGTGGTTTTGTTGCCTCGAACTCCAAGGATGACCCTGCCAAGGAGGCCGCCAGCTTCACCTCCCAGGTCATCATTATGAACCACCCAGGCCAAATCGGCAACGGCTACGCTCCAGTGCTGGACTGCCACACCTCCCACATTGCTGTGAAGTTTGCTGAGCTTCTGACCAAGATTGACAGACGATCTGGTAAGGAACTTGAGAAGGAGCCGAAATTCCTGAAGAACGGTGATGCTGGCATGGTGAAGATGATTCCCACTAAGCCCATGGTTGTTGAGACCTTCTCTGCTTACCCTCCTCTCGGTCGTTTCGCCGTCCGTGACATGAGGCAAACAGTTGCTGTTGGAGTCATCAAGAGTGTGGAGAAGAAGGACCCAACTGGTGCTAAAGTGACCAAGGCTGCTGCCAAGAAGAAATGA
- the LOC133916342 gene encoding elongation factor 1-alpha-like: MGKEKTHINIVVIGHVDSGKSTTTGHLIYKLGGIDKRVIERFEKEAAEMNKRSFKYAWVLDKLKAERERGITIDIALWKFETTKYYCTVIDAPGHRDFIKNMITGTSQADCAVLIIDSTTGGFEAGISKDGQTREHALLAFTLGVKQMICCCNKMDATTPKYSKARYDEIVKEVSSYLKKVGYNPDKIPFVPISGFEGDNMIERSTNLDWYKGPTLLEALDQINEPKRPSDKPLRLPLQDVYKIGGIGTVPVGRVETGVLKPGMVVTFGPSGLTTEVKSVEMHHEALQEALPGDNVGFNVKNVAVKDLKRGFVASNSKDDPAKEAASFTSQVIIMNHPGQIGNGYAPVLDCHTSHIAVKFAELLTKIDRRSGKELEKEPKFLKNGDAGMVKMIPTKPMVVETFSAYPPLGRFAVRDMRQTVAVGVIKSVEKKDPTGAKVTKAAAKKK, encoded by the exons ATGGGTAAGGAGAAGACCCACATTAACATTGTGGTCATTGGCCACGTCGACTCTGGCAAGTCGACCACCACTGGCCACCTGATCTACAAGCTTGGAGGTATTGACAAGCGTGTGATCGAGAGGTTCGAGAAAGAGGCTGCTGAGATGAACAAGAGGTCCTTCAAGTACGCCTGGGTGCTTGACAAGCTAAAAGCTGAGCGTGAGAGAGGTATCACCATCGATATTGCACTGTGGAAGTTCGAGACCACCAAGTACTACTGCACGGTCATTGATGCCCCTGGACACCGTGATTTCATCAAGAACATGATTACTGGTACCTCCCAGGCTGACTGTGCTGTTCTCATCATTGACTCCACCACTGGTGGTTTTGAGGCTGGTATCTCCAAGGATGGCCAGACCCGTGAGCATGCTCTTCTTGCTTTCACCCTTGGAGTGAAGCAGATGATCTGCTGCTGCAACAAG ATGGACGCCACCACTCCCAAGTACTCGAAGGCCCGTTATGATGAGATCGTGAAGGAAGTCTCTTCCTACCTCAAGAAGGTTGGCTACAACCCAGACAAGATTCCCTTTGTCCCCATCTCTGGTTTTGAGGGTGACAACATGATCGAGAGGTCCACAAACCTTGACTGGTACAAGGGCCCTACCTTGCTGGAGGCTCTTGACCAGATCAATGAGCCCAAGAGGCCCTCGGACAAGCCCCTGCGTCTCCCTCTTCAGGACGTGTACAAGATTGGTGGTATTGGCACTGTGCCTGTTGGCCGTGTGGAGACTGGTGTCCTCAAGCCAGGTATGGTTGTTACCTTTGGTCCCAGTGGCCTGACAACTGAGGTCAAGTCTGTTGAGATGCACCACGAGGCTCTACAGGAGGCCCTTCCTGGTGACAATGTCGGGTTCAACGTGAAGAACGTTGCTGTGAAGGATCTCAAGCGTGGTTTTGTTGCCTCGAACTCCAAGGATGACCCTGCCAAGGAGGCTGCCAGCTTCACCTCCCAGGTCATCATCATGAACCACCCAGGCCAAATCGGCAACGGCTACGCTCCAGTGCTGGACTGCCACACCTCCCACATTGCTGTGAAGTTTGCTGAGCTTCTGACCAAGATTGACAGACGATCTGGTAAGGAGCTTGAGAAGGAGCCGAAATTCCTGAAGAACGGTGATGCTGGAATGGTGAAGATGATTCCCACTAAGCCCATGGTTGTTGAGACCTTCTCCGCTTACCCTCCTCTAGGTCGTTTCGCCGTGCGTGACATGAGGCAAACGGTTGCTGTTGGAGTCATCAAGAGTGTGGAGAAGAAGGACCCCACCGGTGCCAAGGTTACCAAGGCTGCTGCTAAGAAGAAATGA